The following proteins come from a genomic window of Paramisgurnus dabryanus chromosome 19, PD_genome_1.1, whole genome shotgun sequence:
- the asb4 gene encoding ankyrin repeat and SOCS box protein 4 isoform X3: MNGPRAGLGLPEEDNEQSLSRREAANRLKARFLEALKCNNAAEVARILRTTSIDIDAVFDVEDRNMILASYKQGYWLPSYKLECSWAMGLHVCMMYNALESALVLLQNGAAVNRKPNGKTPLHVACTVSNADCVGLLLEWGARINSMSLSGHTPLHYCVTEESLDCAKQLILKGANINMPSEENQDAPLHTAARFGIPELVAFYTANGADVNAVNVHMETPLITAAFWAMDIRERTYSADHHLVCRILLDHKANPHVYEEDRKTALHKACWNCDHVLIQMLLEAGAKPQVMDINGCAAIQYLLKVSQIRPWAIPERCFQLLLNYGAPRVYPPQFHKFVEPGLSTETAFFLQCVHGTGS, from the exons ATGAACGGTCCGCGAGCAGGTCTCGGTTTACCGGAGGAGGATAACGAGCAGTCTCTGTCACGAAGAGAGGCAGCAAACAGACTGAAAGCGAGATTTCTGGAAGCGCTCAAGTGCAACAATGCAGCCGAGGTTGCGCGAATCCTTCGCACCACCAGCATTGATATAGACGCCGTGTTTGACGTGGAGGACCGCAATATGATCCTTGCCTCTTATAAGCAAG GATACTGGCTTCCGAGCTATAAATTAGAGTGTTCCTGGGCAATGGGGCTTCATGTGTGTATGATGTACAATGCATTGGAGAGTGCCTTAGTTCTTCTGCAGAATGGAGCAGCAGTCAACAGGAAACCAAATGGGAAGACCCCTCTACATGTGGCATGTACAGTGTCTAATGCTGACTGTGTGGGACTACTCCTGGAATGGGGGGCGCGGATCAACAGTATGTCCCTGAGTGGACACACCCCTTTACACTACTGTGTTACAGAAGAGTCTTTGGACTGCGCCAAACAGCTTATTCTCAAAG GAGCAAACATCAACATGCCCAGCGAGGAGAACCAAGACGCCCCTCTGCACACAGCGGCCCGCTTCGGTATACCTGAGCTGGTGGCTTTCTACACTGCCAATGGAGCTGACGTCAATGCAGTCAATGTCCACATGGAGACCCCTCTGATTACCGCAGCGTTCTGGGCCATGGACATTCGCGAACGGACCTACAGTGCAGACCACCATCTTGTTTGCAGGATCCTGCTGGACCACAAAGCTAACCCGCACGTTTATGAAGAAGACAGGAAGACCGCACTGCACAAAGCTTGCTGGAACTGTGACCATGTTCTTATACAGATGTTGCTAGAGGCTGGTGCCAAACCTCAAGTTATGGATATCAATGGATGTGCAGCTATACAGTATCTGCTGAAGGTATCCCAGATTAGGCCGTGGGCCATTCCTGAACGCTGCTTTCAGCTGCTTCTGAACTACGGAGCACCTAGAGTGTATCCACCACAATTTCATAAG tttgtggagcctgggctgtctacagagactgcgttttttttacagtgtgttcatgggacaggcagctag